In a single window of the Cucurbita pepo subsp. pepo cultivar mu-cu-16 chromosome LG18, ASM280686v2, whole genome shotgun sequence genome:
- the LOC111780505 gene encoding beta-glucosidase 12-like — protein MAKVVNNQIQPINMIRRGNFPIDFVFGTASSAYQYEGAAFRYGKGPSTWDTYTHKYPERIADRSNGDVTVDQYHRYKEDVALMRSIGFDVHRLSISWSRILPTGKISGGMNKDGIQYYHNLIDEMLKYGIQPYVTLFHWDVPQALETEYGGFLDRQIVDHFRDFADLCFKLFGGKVKHWITLNEQYIFTFKSYVMAEYAPGRGAEWDPCRYLAGNSGTEPYIVGHNLILAHAAAVNVYKTKYQADQKGLIGITLESTWYVPYSDSEADRRARDRAFDFSLGWFLHPLVYGDYPQSMRTLVGRRLPIFPKEASMSIINSFDFLGINYYTANYAKDNPSNVYPGQSYLNDIHATLSTDRDGVPIGPKVDPSSWLAVYPKGLKGVLTYVKNNYKNPIIYITENGYLDFDTHRAHDLIRDKGRIKYFNDHLYYLNEAMKDGVRVRGYFAWSLLDNFEWASGYTIRFGITYIDFKHNLMRMPKDSARWFHNFLTSFK, from the exons ATGGCTAAAG TTGTCAATAACCAAATCCAGCCTATCAACATGATCAGGCGAGGCAACTTTCCTATAGACTTCGTATTTGGCACAGCATCTTCAGCTTACCAG TATGAAGGTGCTGCCTTTAGGTATGGCAAAGGGCCAAGTACATGGGATACCTACACTCACAAATATCCAG AGAGAATTGCGGATCGTAGCAATGGAGATGTAACTGTTGATCAGTATCATCGCTATAAG GAAGACGTTGCCCTCATGAGGAGTATAGGTTTTGATGTTCATAGATTGTCGATCTCTTGGTCCAGAATTTTGCCTA CGGGAAAGATTAGTGGGGGTATGAACAAAGATGGAATACAGTACTACCATAATCTCATCGATGAAATGCTTAAATATG GCATCCAACCTTATGTCACACTTTTTCATTGGGATGTTCCTCAAGCTTTAGAAACCGAGTATGGTGGCTTCTTGGATCGTCAAATTGT AGATCATTTTCGGGACTTCGCTGATCTTTGTTTCAAATTGTTTGGTGGAAAAGTGAAGCATTGGATAACCTTGAATGAACAGTACATCTTCACCTTCAAAAGTTATGTAATGGCAGAATACGCACCCGGTAGAGGCGCAGAATGGGATCCATGTCGCTATCTTGCTGGTAATTCCGGCACCGAGCCATACATTGTTGGTCACAACCTAATTCTTGCACACGCTGCGGCTGTCAATGTTTACAAGACCAAATATCAG GCAGACCAAAAGGGTTTGATTGGCATCACATTGGAATCAACATGGTATGTGCCATATTCAGATTCTGAGGCGGATAGAAGAGCTAGAGATCGGGCTTTTGATTTTTCACTTGGTTG GTTCTTGCATCCACTCGTTTATGGCGATTATCCACAGAGCATGAGAACTTTGGTGGGGAGGAGGTTGCCCATATTCCCAAAGGAAGCAAGCATGTCCATCATAAACTCCTTTGATTTCCTTGGCATAAATTATTACACAGCTAATTATGCAAAAGACAATCCCAGCAACGTTTATCCAGGCCAAAGCTACTTGAATGATATTCATGCAACTCTTTCAA CTGATCGTGACGGGGTTCCAATTGGTCCAAAG GTAGACCCATCATCTTGGCTAGCTGTTTATCCAAAAGGATTGAAAGGAGTGCTGACATATGTAAAGAATAATTATAAGAATCCAATTATTTACATCACAGAAAATG GATATCTCGACTTTGATACCCACCGTGCTCATGATTTAATACGAGACAAGGGtagaatcaaatattttaatgaccATCTCTATTATCTTAACGAAGCAATGAA AGATGGTGTAAGGGTACGTGGCTACTTTGCATGGTCATTATTGGACAACTTTGAATGGGCAAGTGGATACACTATACGCTTTGGTATCACCTATATTGATTTCAAGCACAATTTGATGAGAATGCCAAAAGACTCGGCAAGATGGTTCCACAACTTTCTAACGTCTTTTAAATGA
- the LOC111780500 gene encoding beta-glucosidase 12-like, whose amino-acid sequence MASKHTSNLLSLVCMLVIVVVSKADVEPSHPIDAVRRSSFPEGFVFGSSSAAYQYEGAAFKYGKGPSIWDTYTHQHPERIADRSNGDIATDSYHRYKEDVAIMKQIGFNVYRFSISWPRILPKGKLSGGVNKEGIEYYNNLINELLAHGIKPYVTLFHWDLPQALQDEYQGFLNHRVINDFRDYVDICFKEFGDRVKHWITLNEQYIFITSGYVFGNFAPGRCSSWQPFNCLGGDSATEPYIVGHNQILSHATAVKVYKTKYQAHQKGEIGVTLFSNWFVPYSDAKADKEATSRALDFSLGWFLHPLVYGDYPPSMRTLVKERLPKFTNDERILITNSYDFIGINYYTADYAKDDSNATSSNSSYWTDFRATLSSDRNGVSIGPKVNASSWLAAYPTGLKNLMIYIKNVYKNSVIYITENGSLDFNSVKVDELIKDVVRVKYFHDHLKNLHEAIKAGVRVKGYFAWSLLDVFEWSSGFTIRFGVVYVDYKNGLKRIPKDSAKWFRNFLST is encoded by the exons ATGGCTTCCAAACATACCTCAAATCTCCTCTCTCTTGTTTGTATGCTTGTCATTGTAGTGGTATCAAAGGCCGACGTTGAGCCAAGCCATCCCATCGATGCTGTAAGGCGAAGCAGCTTTCCTGAAGGCTTTGTTTTTGGTTCATCGTCCGCTGCTTACCAG TATGAAGGTGCTGCTTTTAAGTATGGAAAAGGTCCAAGTATTTGGGATACCTACACTCACCAACATCCAG AGAGAATCGCCGATCGTAGTAACGGAGATATAGCTACTGATTCGTACCATCGTTACAAG GAAGATGTTGCCATTATGAAACAGATAGGTTTTAATGTCTATCGATTCTCAATCTCTTGGCCTAGAATTTTGCCAA AGGGAAAACTTAGTGGTGGGGTGAATAAGGAAGGAATTGAGTACTACAACAATCTCATCAATGAGCTCCTTGCCCATG GCATTAAACCCTATGTCACACTTTTCCATTGGGATCTTCCCCAAGCTTTACAAGATGAATATCAAGGGTTCTTGAATCATCGAGTTAT AAATGATTTTCGAGATTATGTTGACATTTGCTTCAAGGAGTTTGGAGATAGAGTGAAGCATTGGATCACCTTAAATGAACAATACATCTTCATTACAAGTGGTTATGTGTTTGGAAATTTTGCGCCTGGGAGATGCTCTTCTTGGCAACCATTTAATTGCCTTGGTGGAGATTCTGCAACTGAACCATACATTGTTGGTCACAACCAAATTCTATCTCATGCTACGGCGGTTAAAGTTTACAAGACTAAATATCAG GCACACCAAAAAGGTGAAATTGGCGTTACATTGTTTTCGAATTGGTTCGTCCCATATTCCGATGCTAAAGCAGACAAAGAAGCTACGAGTCGAGctcttgatttttctcttgGTTG GTTCTTGCATCCTCTCGTGTATGGAGATTATCCACCAAGCATGAGAACTCTTGTAAAGGAGAGATTGCCCAAATTCACAAACGACGAAAGAATTTTGATCACAAATTCTTATGATTTTATTGGCATAAACTACTATACAGCTGATTATGCCAAAGACGATTCGAATGCAACTAGTTCGAACTCGAGCTATTGGACCGATTTTCGCGCCACTCTTTCAA GTGACCGTAATGGAGTCTCAATTGGTCCAAAG GTGAATGCATCGTCTTGGCTTGCTGCTTATCCAACgggattaaaaaatttgatgatctATATAAAGAACGTTTACAAAAATTCGGTTATCTACATCACagaaaatg GATCTCTCGACTTTAATAGCGTCAAAGTTGACGAACTAATTAAAGACGTCGTTCGAGTAAAATACTTTCATGACCATCTCAAGAATCTACACGAAGCAATCAA GGCTGGTGTAAGAGTAAAGGGATACTTTGCATGGTCACTATTGGACGTTTTTGAATGGTCGAGTGGATTTACCATACGCTTTGGTGTTGTCTACGTTGATTACAAGAACGGCTTGAAGAGAATCCCTAAAGACTCAGCAAAGTGGTTTCGCAATTTCCTAAGCACCTAA